From one Acidobacteriota bacterium genomic stretch:
- the hppD gene encoding 4-hydroxyphenylpyruvate dioxygenase, translated as MSDNPLRLRKIHHVEFWVGNAKQAAFFYRNAFGFSQTGYSGLETGKRDRASYLLEQGKVRFVLSTPLNSDSPLARHINRHGDGVKDIAFHVDDADAAYHEALKRGAESAFEPRDVSDDKGTVRRAAIKTYGDTIHSFISDSDYQGDFLPGFRPAYVAGQGLGILRIDHMVGNVELGKMNYWADWYSKILGFERYITFDDKDISTEYTALMSIVMSDGSYSIKFPINEPARGRKKSQIEEYLDFYEGPGVQHIAMLTDDIVRTVSGLQSRGIDFLTVPDAYYDALPSRVGEIDENIEALRKLGILVDRDEEGYLLQIFTRPVEDRPTLFYEIIERHGSRGFGKGNFKALFESIEREQELRGTL; from the coding sequence ATGAGTGACAATCCCCTCAGATTACGCAAGATACACCACGTTGAATTCTGGGTCGGCAACGCCAAGCAAGCGGCTTTCTTTTACCGCAATGCCTTCGGATTTTCCCAGACCGGCTACTCGGGTCTGGAGACGGGCAAGCGCGACCGCGCCTCCTATCTGCTGGAGCAGGGAAAAGTGCGTTTCGTGCTCAGCACCCCGCTCAACTCCGACAGTCCTCTGGCCCGCCACATCAATCGCCACGGCGACGGGGTCAAGGACATCGCCTTTCACGTCGACGATGCCGACGCAGCCTATCACGAGGCCCTCAAACGGGGGGCCGAAAGCGCCTTCGAACCTCGCGACGTCAGCGATGACAAGGGCACCGTCCGCCGCGCCGCCATCAAGACCTACGGCGACACCATTCATTCCTTCATCTCCGATTCCGATTACCAAGGCGACTTTCTGCCCGGTTTTCGGCCCGCCTACGTTGCCGGCCAGGGACTGGGAATCCTGCGCATCGACCACATGGTGGGAAACGTCGAATTGGGCAAGATGAACTATTGGGCCGACTGGTATTCCAAGATTCTGGGCTTTGAACGCTACATCACTTTCGACGACAAGGACATTTCCACCGAGTACACGGCCCTGATGAGCATCGTCATGTCTGACGGCTCCTATTCCATCAAGTTTCCCATCAACGAGCCGGCCCGAGGACGCAAGAAGAGCCAGATCGAGGAGTACCTCGACTTTTACGAGGGGCCCGGCGTTCAGCACATCGCCATGCTCACCGACGACATCGTGCGCACCGTGAGCGGCCTGCAGTCGCGCGGCATCGACTTTCTCACCGTCCCCGACGCCTATTACGACGCCCTGCCCTCGCGGGTGGGAGAGATCGACGAAAACATCGAGGCTTTGCGCAAGCTGGGCATTCTGGTGGACCGGGACGAGGAAGGGTACCTGCTGCAGATCTTCACCCGTCCCGTGGAAGACCGTCCCACGCTCTTTTACGAGATCATTGAACGTCACGGCAGCCGCGGCTTCGGAAAGGGCAACTTCAAGGCCCTCTTCGAGTCCATCGAGCGCGAACAAGAACTGCGGGGCACGCTCTAA
- a CDS encoding homogentisate 1,2-dioxygenase: MPIYHTLGEIPKKRHIAFRKPQGGLYPEELVGNKGFVGPSSLLYHLNPPTQIKEMRHLRHLDWSSEDQPEVRHRHFRTGALSGTKSPTLDRIPVLFNNDVALSYAEPSEKAEDFFYRNAQGDELVYVSDGEGRLETPLGNLSFGRGDYLVIPRGILHRYRLSADKVRFLVIESAGYIRTPRRYRNEFGQLLEGAPFSERDIRRPKDLSSREDSGEFRLVIKKGSALTEVILAHHPFDVVGWDGYYYPWAFNINDFEPKVARVHLPPPVHQTFEGDGFVVCSFCPRPYDFDPEAVPAPYNHSNVMSDEVLYYASPEFMSRKGIEYGSITLHPDGIPHGPHPGKAEESMGMKETKELAVMLDTFRPLKVSRQALSVEDRDYQYSWLGQS; encoded by the coding sequence ATGCCTATCTATCACACCCTTGGAGAGATACCCAAGAAACGTCATATCGCTTTTCGCAAGCCTCAGGGCGGACTCTATCCCGAGGAGTTGGTGGGCAACAAGGGGTTCGTGGGACCCTCCTCGCTGCTCTATCATCTGAATCCGCCCACCCAGATCAAGGAGATGCGCCACCTGCGCCATCTCGATTGGAGTTCAGAAGATCAGCCCGAGGTGCGGCACCGCCATTTCCGCACCGGCGCCCTTTCAGGCACGAAGAGCCCCACCCTCGACCGCATCCCGGTGCTCTTCAACAACGACGTGGCCCTGAGTTATGCGGAGCCTTCGGAAAAAGCTGAAGATTTCTTCTACCGCAACGCCCAAGGTGACGAACTGGTCTACGTCAGCGATGGAGAGGGACGCCTGGAGACACCCCTGGGCAACCTCTCCTTCGGACGGGGCGACTACCTGGTGATTCCGCGGGGGATCCTGCACCGCTATCGCCTCTCGGCCGACAAGGTCCGCTTTCTGGTCATCGAAAGCGCCGGCTACATCCGCACCCCGCGCCGCTACCGCAACGAGTTCGGACAACTGCTGGAAGGAGCTCCCTTCAGCGAACGCGACATCCGCCGGCCCAAGGACCTGTCTTCGCGCGAGGATTCGGGAGAATTCCGCCTGGTCATCAAGAAAGGATCGGCCCTCACCGAAGTGATCCTGGCCCACCATCCTTTCGACGTGGTGGGATGGGACGGCTACTACTATCCCTGGGCCTTCAACATCAACGATTTCGAACCCAAGGTGGCCCGGGTGCACTTGCCTCCTCCCGTCCATCAGACTTTCGAAGGGGACGGCTTCGTGGTGTGCTCCTTCTGCCCGCGCCCTTACGACTTCGATCCCGAGGCGGTGCCCGCGCCCTACAACCATTCCAACGTCATGAGCGACGAGGTCCTTTACTACGCCTCTCCCGAGTTCATGAGCCGCAAGGGCATCGAGTACGGCTCCATCACGCTCCATCCCGACGGTATTCCCCACGGGCCGCATCCGGGTAAGGCGGAAGAGTCGATGGGCATGAAGGAGACCAAGGAACTGGCAGTCATGCTCGACACCTTCCGTCCCCTCAAAGTCAGCCGTCAAGCGCTGTCGGTGGAGGACCGCGATTATCAGTATTCTTGGCTGGGCCAATCATAA
- a CDS encoding mechanosensitive ion channel domain-containing protein: MAIDMDQVWIYVINYSYLLVTALIILFVGWVVSKWAYSLTSRSLGKRSVDEALKRFISQLVKYAVLAAAAIAALSQIGIQMAGFLALLGAAGLAVGLALQGSLSNFAAGVMILLFRPFTIGDKVTGGGHTGKVEEIGLFATVMITPDNEKIIIPNSRVTGDSIVNHTTLGTLRGDVSIGVAYGTDLTQALQVLQGAAERCQLVLEDPAPKVVFSGFGASSLDINVKVWATSADLYNMLHQVKVNVYDDLNAAGIDIPFDQIVVHQAGE, translated from the coding sequence ATGGCAATCGATATGGATCAGGTTTGGATTTACGTTATCAACTATTCCTACCTCTTGGTCACCGCTCTGATCATCCTCTTCGTGGGATGGGTGGTTTCCAAGTGGGCCTACTCGCTGACCAGCCGCAGCCTGGGCAAACGCAGCGTGGACGAGGCGCTCAAGCGCTTCATCTCCCAACTGGTCAAGTATGCGGTGCTGGCAGCCGCGGCCATCGCCGCGCTGAGCCAGATCGGAATCCAAATGGCCGGCTTCCTGGCCCTCTTAGGAGCCGCCGGCCTGGCCGTGGGACTGGCCTTGCAAGGCAGTCTCTCCAACTTCGCGGCGGGGGTGATGATCCTGCTCTTCCGTCCCTTCACCATCGGAGACAAGGTGACGGGAGGGGGGCACACCGGAAAGGTGGAGGAAATCGGACTCTTCGCCACCGTCATGATCACACCCGACAACGAGAAGATCATCATTCCCAACAGCCGGGTGACGGGAGACAGCATCGTCAACCATACGACCCTGGGCACCCTGCGCGGGGACGTCAGCATCGGCGTGGCTTACGGAACCGACCTGACGCAGGCCTTGCAGGTCTTGCAGGGGGCGGCGGAACGCTGCCAACTGGTGCTGGAAGATCCTGCTCCAAAGGTGGTGTTCAGCGGATTCGGAGCCTCCTCGCTCGACATCAACGTCAAGGTCTGGGCCACCTCGGCCGACCTGTACAACATGCTGCACCAAGTTAAGGTCAACGTATACGACGACCTCAACGCTGCAGGCATCGACATCCCCTTCGACCAGATCGTGGTCCACCAGGCCGGCGAATAG